In Rhizobium gallicum bv. gallicum R602sp, the following proteins share a genomic window:
- a CDS encoding tripartite tricarboxylate transporter TctB family protein: MIRIRGEKDLGIGVIYLTLGLVGFAVARNYSFGTAGGMGPGYFPTIISSLLIIFGLVTIAKGFVRDGERIGTINWKALTLVTLSACAFGFLLETTGLAAALTALILISAAASERFRFEIRPLIGLVALNIFCLAVFVEGLGLPMPIIGEWFK, translated from the coding sequence ATGATCCGCATACGGGGAGAAAAGGACCTTGGGATAGGGGTAATCTACCTCACCCTTGGACTGGTCGGTTTTGCCGTCGCCCGAAACTACAGTTTCGGCACGGCTGGCGGCATGGGGCCGGGGTATTTCCCGACGATCATTTCGTCGCTCTTGATCATCTTCGGCCTCGTCACGATCGCCAAAGGCTTCGTGCGCGATGGCGAGCGGATCGGCACGATCAATTGGAAAGCTCTGACACTCGTCACGCTTTCTGCATGTGCGTTCGGCTTCCTGCTGGAGACCACCGGTTTGGCTGCCGCATTGACCGCTCTGATACTCATCAGTGCGGCTGCAAGTGAAAGGTTTCGCTTCGAGATCCGACCACTCATCGGTCTCGTAGCGCTCAACATTTTCTGCCTGGCCGTCTTTGTCGAGGGGCTGGGACTTCCTATGCCGATCATCGGCGAATGGTTTAAGTAG
- a CDS encoding tripartite tricarboxylate transporter permease, with protein MDIFANLWLGLSIAGTFYNLFYCLVGVFLGTAIGVLPGLGPVATIAMLLPITFGLPPESSLIMLAGIYYGAQYGGSTTAILVNLPGEPSSVVTALDGYQMARQGHAGRALSTAAIGSFIAGTISTILIAVFAPALAAVALQFGPAEYFSLMVLGLIASIVMASGQLLHALGMILVGLLLGMVGTDVNSAVPRYTFGMTSVADGLNFVVIAMGVFGLGEIIANLEDETDRSVVTKKVTGLMPTKEDWGRIIAPILRGTALGSLLGILPGGGAALASFGSYALEKKMSKHPEQFGKGAIEGVAGPESANNAGAQTSFIPMLTLGLPSNAVMALMIGAMIIQGIQPGPSVMTDQPELFWGLIASMWIGNLMLLVLNLPLIGLWVRMIAIPYHFLFPIIILFCTIGVFSVNNNVFDVYGMALFGVAGYIFRRLDAEPAPMLLAFILGPMMEEFLRRALLFSKGDATVLVTRPVSAGLLFVAAVLLSAVLLPAIRRGRKVAFQED; from the coding sequence ATGGACATATTCGCAAACCTCTGGCTCGGCCTCTCAATCGCTGGCACGTTCTATAACCTGTTCTATTGCCTGGTCGGCGTATTCCTGGGAACTGCAATTGGCGTACTGCCCGGTCTCGGTCCGGTGGCGACGATAGCCATGTTGCTCCCGATTACGTTCGGGCTTCCCCCTGAATCTTCGCTCATCATGTTGGCCGGAATCTATTACGGGGCACAGTACGGCGGTTCGACAACTGCTATTCTTGTGAACCTGCCTGGGGAGCCATCCTCAGTCGTGACAGCCCTCGATGGTTACCAAATGGCCCGCCAAGGTCACGCCGGTCGGGCGCTATCGACGGCCGCCATCGGATCATTTATCGCGGGAACCATCTCTACCATCCTGATCGCGGTCTTTGCCCCGGCGCTCGCGGCGGTTGCCTTGCAGTTCGGTCCCGCCGAGTATTTCTCGCTGATGGTTCTGGGTCTGATCGCCTCGATTGTGATGGCATCCGGGCAGCTTCTGCACGCTCTCGGCATGATCCTTGTGGGACTGCTGCTTGGGATGGTCGGAACCGATGTCAATTCCGCGGTGCCACGATACACGTTCGGAATGACCTCGGTAGCCGACGGCCTGAATTTCGTCGTTATAGCCATGGGTGTTTTCGGACTTGGCGAGATCATTGCTAACCTGGAAGACGAGACCGATCGTTCAGTCGTGACCAAAAAAGTGACCGGCCTCATGCCAACTAAAGAGGATTGGGGGCGCATTATCGCGCCCATCCTTCGCGGAACGGCTCTAGGATCTCTGCTTGGGATCCTTCCGGGTGGCGGCGCGGCTCTTGCCTCGTTTGGCTCCTATGCTCTTGAAAAGAAGATGTCGAAGCATCCAGAGCAATTCGGCAAGGGGGCGATCGAAGGCGTCGCTGGTCCGGAGTCCGCCAATAACGCGGGCGCTCAGACCTCTTTCATTCCAATGCTGACGCTTGGACTCCCTTCGAACGCCGTGATGGCGTTGATGATCGGCGCCATGATTATTCAAGGTATCCAGCCCGGACCTTCGGTCATGACTGACCAGCCGGAACTGTTCTGGGGGCTGATTGCCTCGATGTGGATTGGCAATCTCATGTTGCTGGTGCTCAACCTGCCACTGATTGGACTTTGGGTCCGGATGATCGCTATTCCGTACCATTTTCTGTTTCCGATCATCATCCTGTTCTGTACGATCGGGGTGTTCAGCGTCAACAACAACGTCTTCGACGTCTATGGAATGGCTCTGTTCGGTGTGGCTGGCTACATCTTCCGACGGCTCGATGCGGAGCCGGCACCGATGTTGCTGGCGTTCATCCTTGGGCCGATGATGGAGGAATTCCTGCGTCGAGCCCTTCTGTTTTCGAAGGGCGACGCGACGGTACTCGTGACCAGGCCTGTGAGCGCTGGGTTGCTTTTCGTCGCTGCCGTTCTCCTGTCCGCCGTGCTGCTCCCAGCCATCCGCCGGGGCCGCAAGGTAGCGTTCCAAGAAGATTGA